In Deltaproteobacteria bacterium, a genomic segment contains:
- a CDS encoding TIGR02186 family protein produces the protein MEKKLRIADCGLRNLKRSQVPVKVQGSRFKVQGSEKSNLIFSGVYLWGLKVPALIGLGLIILLVTGHFAQAGTLTFQPAGLERTLFSKRFHDLTISGSAPEGAQIILKIISPTKDFNLNKSGKGLGFVWLPISHAEVKKLSGMYALLSSGKISGLLPPDQQKALGLSPDYQEIYKQAEIHYKTPPKADEAAGLKKEYMAGLIKILEEGGLYQVKEDAVRLSGNQFTAQVKHAADAPLGEYRVYCYAVKEGKAELLAQEKFQVKQTGLAEWLTRQAASNAVVYGIMAALIAIGAGILVGLIFKKGGGH, from the coding sequence GGAAAAGAAATTGCGGATTGCGGATTGCGGATTGCGGAATTTAAAGAGAAGCCAGGTTCCGGTTAAGGTTCAAGGTTCAAGGTTCAAGGTTCAAGGTTCGGAAAAATCCAATTTAATATTCAGTGGTGTCTACCTCTGGGGACTTAAGGTGCCGGCCTTAATCGGTCTTGGTTTAATAATACTTCTTGTCACCGGCCATTTCGCTCAGGCCGGGACCTTGACCTTTCAGCCGGCCGGTTTGGAAAGGACCCTCTTTTCCAAACGGTTTCACGACCTGACGATCAGCGGCTCGGCCCCGGAAGGTGCCCAAATTATCCTCAAAATCATTTCCCCGACCAAGGATTTTAATTTAAATAAATCCGGAAAAGGACTGGGATTTGTCTGGCTGCCGATCAGCCACGCTGAAGTAAAAAAACTCTCCGGTATGTACGCCTTACTCAGTTCCGGCAAAATTTCAGGGCTCCTGCCACCGGATCAGCAAAAGGCCTTAGGCCTTTCCCCGGACTACCAGGAAATCTATAAGCAGGCAGAAATCCATTATAAAACCCCTCCCAAGGCAGACGAGGCCGCCGGCTTAAAAAAAGAATATATGGCCGGACTGATCAAGATTTTAGAAGAGGGGGGGCTCTATCAGGTTAAGGAAGATGCGGTGCGTCTGTCGGGGAATCAATTTACCGCCCAGGTTAAACATGCGGCTGATGCCCCTCTTGGCGAATATCGGGTTTATTGTTATGCCGTTAAAGAGGGAAAGGCCGAACTTCTGGCCCAGGAAAAATTCCAGGTTAAACAAACGGGCCTGGCCGAATGGCTTACCCGTCAAGCCGCTTCCAATGCCGTGGTCTATGGGATTATGGCGGCGCTTATCGCCATCGGGGCCGGAATCCTGGTGGGACTCATCTTTAAAAAAGGGGGAGGACACTAA